A region of the Pseudomonas anguilliseptica genome:
ACCTTGCTGGTCGGTGACTTCAATTGGGCGGTGCTCGGTGTCTGCCTGCTGGCGGCGTGGGTGGTGCTGGCCGGTGTGCGCGACATTCTCGAGAAGACCCGTCATAAAGGCTTGTTACGCGGCCTGCCAGGCCTGACCCGCAGCTACTGGGGCATGCAGATGGCGCACCTGGGCATGGCCGTATGTGCTTTGGGCGTGGTGCTGACCAGCATGGGCAGCTTCGAGCGCGATATGCGCATGGCGCCGGGCGAGTCGGTGGAGATTGGTGGTTACCAGTTTATCTTCGAAGGTGCCGAGCACTTCGAAGGGCCGAACTTCACCTCCGACAAGGGCACGGTGCGCATCCTCGAAGACGGCAAGCAGATTGCCGTGCTGCACCCGGAGAAGCGCTTGTATACGGTGCAGCAGTCGGTGATGACCGAAGCCGGCATCGACGCGGGGATCACCCGCGACCTGTTCGTCGCCCTGGGTGAGCCGCTGGAAAACGGCGCCTGGGCAGTACGCGTGCATATCAAACCGTTCGTCCGTTGGATCTGGTTCGGCGCGCTGCTGATGGGCTTTGGCGGCTTCCTGGCGGCAGCTGACAAGCGCTACCGGATGAAGGTGCGCACCCGCGTGCGTGACGCACTGGGTATGGCGGGGGCGCAGGCATGAAGCGTTTACTGCTGCTGTTACCGTTGCTGGTCTTTCTCGGCGTGGCGGTGTTTCTCTACCGCGGTTTGTTCCTCGATCCCACCGAACTACCGTCGGCGCTGATCGGCAAGCCGTTCCCGGCGTTCTCCCTGCCAGCGGTGCAGGATGGCAAAACGCTGAGCGAAGCCGATCTCAAGGGCAAGCCGGCGCTGGTCAACGTTTGGGCGACCTGGTGCGTGGCCTGTCGTGTGGAACACCCGGTGCTGAACAAGTTGGCCAAGCTCGGCGTGACTATCTACGGGGTCAACTACAAGGATGACAACGCCGCCGCGCAGAAGTGGCTGGTGGAGTTCCATGACCCCTATCAGCTGAACATCAACGATGCGCGTGGCACTCTCGGCCTGGACCTGGGGGTGTACGGCGCACCCGAGACCTTCCTGATCGACAAG
Encoded here:
- a CDS encoding DsbE family thiol:disulfide interchange protein — protein: MKRLLLLLPLLVFLGVAVFLYRGLFLDPTELPSALIGKPFPAFSLPAVQDGKTLSEADLKGKPALVNVWATWCVACRVEHPVLNKLAKLGVTIYGVNYKDDNAAAQKWLVEFHDPYQLNINDARGTLGLDLGVYGAPETFLIDKDGVIRHKFVGVIDERVWREQLAPLYQELVDEVTP